Genomic segment of Nitrospira sp.:
CACCCGACCAGGAGAGGGACGATGACCAAAGCGCAGATTATCGAGCGGGTATCGGAGCAGGTCACGACGCTGACGAAACGGCAGGCGGAGATCGTGGTCAATACGATTTTCGACTGTATTCGGGACTCGCTGCGAAACGGCAACAAGACAGAGATCCGCGGATTCGGCAGTTTCCGTCTTCGCGCCAGGCGAATGAAAGAGGGGCGCAATCCCAAGACCGGCGCGACGGTTGCGGTTCCGGCCAAGCGTGTGCCATTCTTCAAGGCAGGCAAGGAACTGAAGGAATTACTCAATAAGTAACAGGAGTGATACCGTGGCAGAGTCGTCCAATATAACAGCCCCTGAGGTTCGGTGGAGCGACGGCGCGCTCAAGCGTATGGAGCGCGCACCCATGTTTTTGCGCGGGATGGTCCGTCGTTTGGCTGAAAAGAAGGCGCGAGAATTAGGCTACCCCGAAATCACGGAAGAGATTCTCGAGCAGTTCAAGGGCCAAATGATGGGGACCATGGGCGGCGAAGGCGGCATGGCCGAGGCGGCCGATCAGATGGCGAAGGGGCAACTCCCTTGGACGGCTGCTGCGAAGGAACGCCTGGCCGCGGTCCCGGAGTTCATGCGTGGAATGATCAAGCAGATCGCCGATGAGATTGCCCGCAAGGGTGGTCACATGGAGGTGAACGTCGATCTGTTTGAAAAGGTCGAAGCCCTCGGCGAGATCCGCGACCAGCCTGCCGAACCTCTCGAATGGACCGAAGGGGCTCTGGCATTGCTCCAACAGAAAATCAAAGAATCTCCCCCGATCGCGATGGATTTCGTGAGCGACATGATCAAGCATGACACCGAGGAGCTCGCGCGGGAAAAGGGATTGACCAGGATCGACGAGCAGACGGTCGTGCAGTTATGGGAGGCCCCTCAAGAGCGTGTGGCCTGGAGCGACGAAGCGTGGAAGCGCCTCCAAACATCGCCGGATTTTGTGCGCAGCGGTATTCGCAAGGCGGCGGAACGCAGGGCGCGCAAGCTGGGGTTGAAGGAAGTCGACTCGGAGCATCTCACCACGTTTCGCAATCAGGCGATGATGAAGGCCGTGAAGCGGATCCGTTCGTTCGGCTATAACGAGTTGACGTTCGATGCGTTCGACACCGCGCTACAGAAAACGAAACGGTTGCAGGGCAACGACCAAGCGGAAAAGCGGTTGCAGGAAATCCGGTCACATTTCAGCGATCCGGAGGTGAAAAAGCCGGAAGGCGGCACCTTGGGCGCTGAACTCATGGGGCGGTTCCGGAAGTTTCTCAAGGGAGAAGGGTCGCTCTAGCCGGTTGTCCCCGAGACTGACCCGCACCAACCATAGGTAGTCACATTCACACGACCCGTCTTGCGCGAAGGCTGCAAGGCGGGTCGTGTGTTCTTTCCAATATCAGTATCCCATAGGTCCAACACCTCGGGCCCGCCATTCCTGCATGGCTCAGCACAGATGTCCAGCCTCTGGCGGACTTGTCGCGAAGATGGATCTCGTTCGGCGAATGACGCGCGGTGGCGTTCGGCGCAACGGATGAGGACAAGGCTCTGGTCAGTAAGAAGTGCCTATCGCCGACGCACGTCGAGAGAGAGCGCGGCGGGATCGTGCAGCAGTGATGCAGTCACAGAGAATCGTGTTGTTGCAGGCGATCAGAGTGGGGGCGACCAAAGCCACCCGAGGGCGAATGCCCTACGGGTAGCTTTCAACAGTCAAAGAGAAATCCGAGCAGATCGCTTAGTGAGAGGCGATGCCGGCAGCCTGGGGCCAAAACTTGTGGCGAATCTGCGGTAGCGGTTCGTTGTCGAAATTCGGAATGTCGTACAGACACCGGTCGATGGTCGAGACTTCGTCTTCCGTCAGTTCCAAGGCAATCTGCTTCTTCCAGAACTGGTCGAGAGCCAAGTAATCATTCGACGTCGGCTTCTCGGCTAACAACGCCTGCATCTTCTTAAAGCCGTCTGTATCGACTCCAGGTACACGGCCGTTGTTACGATCAATGCACCACTTCAACACTTCGGCTACACCATACATGGTCAACGGGATCGTCACTGTATTGCTCATGGACACCTCCTCCACACTTGGCCCGCATTGTAGCCTAAGGCTTTCCAAGTTTTCAAAGGGGCGAAAGGCCTAGGCACGAACGTCCATTCGGGAGCAGTTCTGAGGCAGGGTGAGGTGACTCACCTCGATGTTCGAGACCGGTTTCATTGCGAAGCAGGAGGGCGGTCTGTATACTCCGCTCAACACCTCAGGAGTAGGAGCGGCGAAGCATGGACTTGGCCGGAATGTCATGCCTTTTTCTGCGGGATGGATATGACCGTCGACTTTCGGGACAGGACGCTGCCGTCGATGTGCCGTCTCGCGCTTGCGCTTTTGATCTGTGGTCCCCTGCTGTCTGCCTGTTCTAAGGGCGATCCGTACATCCCCCCGGACCCCTTCTACTATTTTGCCAGTTACCCCGTGGGGAAGAATCCGACCACGGTGACGACCGCGGACTTCAATCGGGATCAAATCACCGACCTCATCACCACGAACATCTCCAGTAACTCCATTTCGTTGCTCTTTGGTAACGGGGATGGCACCTTTCGCGACCAGGTGCAGGTGAAGGTCTGTCAGGAACCACGATCGCTGGCGGTGAACGACTTCAATCACGACGATCAGCTCGATGTGGTGCTGGCCTGCTCCGGGGGCGATCAGGTCTCTATTCTCTTGGGGCGCGGCAATGGGAAGTTTGACGAGGGGCCGCAGTATCCTGTGCATCGCGCGCCGGTGTCGGTGGCCAGTGAAGATCTCAATGGCGACGGACACCCGGATTTGGTGGTGGCCTTACGCAACGACAAAGTGAAGATATTTCTGGGCAACGGTCGTGGAGAGTTTCGCCCGGGCATGCAATACGAATATGGAGACACGCCCACATCCCTGGCGCTGAAAGATCTGAATCAGGACGGCAAGACTGATCTGGTGGTGACGAACGGGGGGCCGATGTTGAGCGCCGTTTCTGTATGGATCGGAACTGGAGATGGGACATTCCGGGACCCGAAAGACTATAAGACCGGAAAGCGACCGCTGGGCGTCAGTTTTGCCGACTTCAATAATGATCATCTGACCGATCTGCTCGTGATCAACGGGGAGGGGGACAGCTTCACCACCTTCCTCGGGAACGGCAACGGCACGTTTCAACCGGGAAAAGATTCCGGTGCGGATGCCAGCCCCAATTTTGGCATGGCCCATGACTTTGACGGCGACCACATCGACGATGTGGCCATCGTCAACTTACAGTCCACCGATCTGTCCATCATATTCGGGCGCGGGGACGGCACGTTTCACTATCCGCCGCGCAATTATCGAACGAAGAATGGGCCCTTTGCCGTCGCGAGCTATCGCGTGTCTGCGGACAATGTGGAGGAGCCGGGGTTGGTGACGGCAGACAATGGGGCTGGCAGCGTGTCGGTGTTTCTCCATCACGGGCGGATGCGGCAAGGCTCTTCTGCCACGCCGAATTAGGGGGCCGATTCAGGTTTGCATCGGTTCAACCGATGAGAAGACTAGCGGTTTGCTTGACACCTCTTGAGGGCTCGGATAGAGTTCGAAACAGATCGTCGGACAGCGGTCCGCGCTCTATTCAGGGACCAGACGGCGGGGGTTCGTGCGATCGTTTTTGTGGTGGTTCAGCATGGGCTGCCTGACGACCCTGGCAGTCTTGATGGTTCAGGGTGGAATGCGCGATTTGATCTCGGGCACGACCCCGTCGGGGAGTTCAGGCGCGATTCTCTCCATGAGCACTACGATCTTCGGGGGTGGGTTATTGGCCGGCTGCCTCGCCCTCATCCTCAATCGTCTCCGCTAACCCCACGCTGTTGTGTGAATGGGCCTGAGATGGAGCGACACGTCCTCGCAAGCAAGTGGAAAGGGGCGCGACCGGGCGATGCATTGCTTGAAATGCAAAGGGTTTATGATGGTGGAGCGGCACTATACGCTCATGAATCGCCGTCTTTACGCGCGTTGCCTCAATTGTGGCTTCTGGATTGATCTCGCCGACTTGCTGCGATTTTTTCATAAGGTGATCGCCAGCAGTCTGCGCGGGACGAAGGTTCGAGAAACGTATACCCTGTGACGCGTTCAGAACATCGACTCGTCACAAGAAAGCATAGATTCCGCATGAAGCGTGCAGTGCAGACCTGGTGGATGGGGAGTGTCGCAGTCCTGTGTGTCGTGGCCGGCGTTTCATGGAATGGCCCAGCCTTCGCCCTCGACAGTGACGAAGACGATGAAGTCATTACGGTTCCTTATGATCCCAGGCCCATACCCACCACCAAGCAGGCGCACCACAGCCTGCGGTGGCGCCACGTCCCGGCGCACAGCATTCTCCTGAAAGAACTGAAGACGGGTACGACGCTGTATCAGTTTGAAAGTGAGAAGCGCTTGTCACCGGCCAGCTTGACAAAAATTATGTCCGCGCTCGTGATTTTGGAGTACGGGCATCTGGATGACGAGGTGACCGTCAGTCCCAAGGCTGCTCGCGCACACAAGACGCATTTACGCCTGCGAACTGGACAAATCTTTCGCCTCGAAGATCTGTTGAAGGCCATGTTGATCATGTCGGCCAACGATGCCTGTCTGGCTGCCAGCGAACATGTGGGCGGAGATGAGGCACGTTTTGTCGATCTCATGAATGCCAAGGCCGCTGCCCTCGGGTTGCCCAATACGCATTTCAGCAATGCGTGCGGGTTCGATGCCCCGGGACATTATTCGACGGCGGAAGACCTGGCCAAGTTGAGCGAAATCGCCATGCATCATCCCATATTCAAAGAATTGGTGCGGGAAGAGCGTGAAATCATCATGCCGATCAATGAACATCGTGCCTACGTGTTGCGCACCACCAACCGGCTGTTGGGCCGGATTCCGGGGGTGCAGGGGGTGAAGACGGGATTCACGTCCAAGGCCGGCCGATGCCTCATCGCGAAGGTGTCGCAAGACGGGAGTGATCTGCTCCTCGTCATCCTGAATTCCAAACGCCGTTGGAATACGGCGACAAGCCTCATCAACTACGGTTTGCGACTCAGTGATAGTCGCGCCGCGCTGGCTCGGTAATTCCTCATACTGCTGACTGTTGTGTCGAATGTCCGCCGGTCCCGCTGTGTACGACGGGATCGGCGAGAGGTCGCGCGCTGTGGCGGGGGCTGCGGAATAGAGACGCTACGCGAGGCATGAACGGTCGAAGAGACTTCGACCGAACACTCTGTCGTGAACGCTAGCGTGGCAGCGAAAATTCGACGTTGATGTCTTTCCCCAGATAATTGACCTGAAAGCCCTGCTTGTCGTAGGCCAGCATGGCGCCCATCACGTTTTCATCGCCATAATCTTCCTTGCCTAGGATCTTGCGCACATCGTCCGGACTTTCGCTGTTGAGCACATTGCGGAAAATGCCGCGTGTCTTAAAGGCAAACCGGTTGTTGATGAAGATGAGGTCCACTTTGCCGTCCTGCACGCGAACCCCGGCCATGGGCCCCGTCGGCTTGCGCTGATCCAGAAGGAAAATAAAGGTGGCTTCCTGCTCCGCCTTGATCCCGGGGATCTTTTCATTCACGAGGCCATCGAGTGCTTTGGCTTCATCGTCTCCCAGCTTGATCCCGAACAGCGAGACATCCTGGCTTGCAATCCCTTTGGGATCGGTCAGGTCGTTCTTGCTGAGTTCATAGGGTTCAGCATTCACCGCGGCAGCGAGGCAAAGGGACCCCAGCGTGGCCATCAAGGCTGTGAACGTCCGCTTGCGCTGCATCATGAATGCCTCCTTAATTGGAATCGTGAGGAGTCGACCGTTTGAACGAGTGGGTGTTGAATGAACGAGGGAATCACCCGAGAAACAGGGCATTTTATCCAACGCGCCGTCTGACTTTCAAGATCGCGGCCGAGGAAGAGCGCGATTCAGCGGCGGTGATTCACGGCTGTGAGCGCAGTGGCGAGCCGGCGGAGACGTTGAAAGTACCCCAGGCTCTCACCAACCAGGTCGTCCAGAAGCCCATCGAGGTCGGCCACACAATCTTCGAGAATGGCAATACGCTGGCGGTCCAGTTCCGGCTGTCCGTCGAGATAAAACACCGCACATCCACCGATCACGGTATCCAACGTCATCAATTGGCCTTCATTCGGGCTGGAAAAATGAGGCCAGCCCTCGCGGCTGTGTTCTTCCCAGAGGGCGGCGATGGATGGTTCACTCATCACAGTACTTCGTTGAGATCCGGCTTGGGCAGATGGTTATCCGTGCAGCAACCCTAACGCATGCAGCAGGAGGACGGCAAGCATGCACAGCGACAGACCAACGAATCGATAGTCGATGGCTTCGCGCGCGAAACACCAGGACAAAAACGGCGTGCGCCACGTGGGCGGGCCCCAGGTCAGGAACCCACCCTTGAGCACCATGGCACTTCCAGTCACCCACCAGAGTGGTTGATACGGCAGCGGGGCCGACCAGAGCAGCAGCATGAATCCGAGCACCATGCCCATGGCTTCCCATCGGAGTATCTGCGGATTCTCGGCCAATGAGTCCTGTAGCCGCCGGATGACAAGAAGCGGCGCGATCAAGAGGGCAAGACCGTCGGCCATCCAGATGCCGGCAATGGCCGCGAGTAAGTACCGTGTCATGGTCTGAGCCGCAAGTTCGTTGATGTCGCCGGCTAGGGGTACAGTCCCCGTTGGAGATGGGCCTGGGCCACCTTGTCGATGCCCGACATGAGAGCGGCCATCCTCATCGTCGTTCGCCGTTCGAGAGAAAAGTGCAGGGTTCTGTGGAAGGCACTGGTGATGATGTCCTGAAGCCGATCTTGAATGTCCTTGGCTTTCCAGAAAAATCGCTGCACATCCTGCACCCACTCAAAATAGGAGACGATCACCCCGCCGGAATTCGCCAAAATATCGGGAATGATGAACACGCCCTTGTCTGTGAGGATACGATCAGCCTCCAGCGTGGTCGGCCCGTTGGCGCCTTCTGCGAGAATCCGGCAGCGCAATTTTGCCGCATTTGCCCCGGTGATTTGTTCCGAGAGGGCGGCGGGAATCAGGACCGTGCAGTCGAGTTGAAGGAGCTCTTCATTGGTGATGGATTCACCAAGAGTACTTTTATGGAGGGGCTCCTGCTTCTCGCGATAGCGGCGGACGAGTTCCGGAATATCCAGTCCGTTGGGGTTGTACAGTCCTCCGCTCACGTCGCTCACGGCCACAATCCGTGCTCCGGCTTGCTGCATGATGAGGGCCGTGTGGGAGCCCACGTTGCCGAACCCCTGAATGGCGACGGTGGCCTGGCTGACATCCAGTTTCAGGTGACGCAACGCTTCGAGCGTGACATAGACGACGCCGCGCCCCGTGGCCTCTTCACGGCCCAGGCTTCCGCCGATGGAAAGCGGTTTGCCGGTGACCACGCCGTGCACCGCATACCCGACCTGTTGGCTGTAGGTGTCCATGATCCAGGCCATGACCTGCTGATCCGTTCCCACATCCGGCGCGGGCACATCTTTATCCGGGCCGATCAGCGGGAAAATTTCAGCTGCATAGCGCCGCGTCAGTCGTTGCAGTTCTCCCCGGCTCAACTGCTTCGGGTCGACCTTCACGCCGCCTTTGGCGCCGCCGTAGGGCAGGTCGGCGAGGGCGCATTTCCATGTCATCCACATGGAGAGGGCGGCCACTTCACCCAAACTCACGCCGGGATGATAGCGAATGCCTCCCTTGGACGGGCCTCTGGCCGTATCGTGTTGGACGCGGTAGCCGGTAAAGACTTCGACACGCCCGTCATCCATCCGCACCGGCACGCTCACGATCAGCGAACGCTGTGGCAGCTTGAGGCGCTCACGCAGATTCATGTCCAAGTGCATCGCTTCGGCCGCCTCGTTAAATTGGGCCACGGCCAGACGGAACGTGTGGGTGTCGAGTTCAGTCATCAGGGCGCTCCTTCGGAAATGAGTGGTGCATCAACGGGCGCGGGACCGAGCGGCTCGGCCGATTCAACGAGGTCGTGGGCAGTCACCGGCCCTGTGGCCTCGACCCAGGTCAGATCAAATTGCTTGGCAAAGTGAGCGGCAATATGTTGCTGGACAGCAGGCAGTTCGGGCGCGAAGCCCAGGAGGACGGCCATCGAGGTGACGCGGCAACCGGCGATCCCGCAAGGAACGATGGAGGAGAACGGCGCGAGATCCACACTGACATTGAGCGCAAAGCCGTGCATGGTCACGCCGCGGGAAATTCGCACGCCGATCGAGGCAATCTTGAGCGGTTCATCAGTCCCGACCCAGACGCCGGGTAACCCATTGCGCCGCCGGCCGGTGAGGCCCCATTCATTCAAGGTGGCGATCAGCACTTCTTCCAGCCGGCGCACATAGGCCTTTGGGCCTGCGCAGTGATCGGTTAACCGGAGGATGGGGTAACCAACCGCCTGCCCCGGTCCATGATAGGTGATCGATCCGCCGCGCTCCGTTCGCACGATCGGAATGCCCGTGTGTTGCGTCAGCCGAGCATCCCCCGGCCAATGATGGTCCTGAGTCGTGCGGCCTATTGTATAGACTGGTGAGTGCTCAACGAGCAGGAGCAAGTCGTGGCAGCGGTCCGCCACTCGCGCGGCATGGTAGGTCTGCTGCAGGTGCCAGGCCTGTTCATAGGGGAGAAGATGGCAGGACATCACGGTCGCGGGCTTTGTGGGTTGAGGTGAGTCGCCAGCCTTCGATGGTGGGCGCTGGCCGACGGACTCCGCCGGGGTGAGGGGGTGGCGCGTCATAGGTTAGGGGCGTGGCAGGCCGGGTCGTGACACCGTGATCGTGGCGGTTCCGGACTTGCCTTGCGCGGCGACCTGAAAGGTGATGTGCTCATTTCCCTGTGCTACGGCATGCCAGAAATCGCCCATGTTGTAGAGCGGACGGTTATCGATGGCCGTCACGACGTCCCCGGACTGCAGTCCGGCTTGTCCCGCCGGTTTGGCAGGATCGACTTGCAACGCGAGAATGCCTCGATCACTTTCCAGATCGAAACTTGCGGCGATACTGGGTGTAATGGTGATGGGAATCAAGCCGAGATCAGGCCGCGACACTGACCCGCGGGCAATCATCGATTCAATATGGGGCGTGATGGCCTCGATAGCGATAGCATAACTGATGGCTTGCGCTGAGGGCGCGATGGCGACATTGATCCCGACGACCTGGCCGAATCGATCGACCAGCGGGCCCCCGCTATTACCGGGGTTGATCGCCGCGTCGGTCTGGAGCAAATCGTACAGCGTTTCGCCTTCCGGCGTGAGAACCGAACGGTCGAGAGCGCTGATCACGCCCACGGTCACAGTAGAACCGCCTTTGAGGGCCAGCGGGTTGCCGATCGCAATGACAGTTTCTCCAATGTCGAAGCTGGTCCGATGAGTGAACTCAGCCGGTACGAGATCCGGCGCGGTGATTCTGACCAGGGCGAGATCCAGGAGAAAGTCGCGGGCGACGACACGCCCGGGCGTGAGCCTGCCGGTCGAGAGTCCCACGACCACGCTGGTCACTCCTTGCACCAAGTGATTGTTGGTGAGGATGTAGCCGTTGGCGTCGAGAATGATACCTGAGCCGGATCCGGAGGGCGCGCCATGCTGCGAGCCGCCCGGAGGAATACCCCGGGTCAGCACCGTCACGACCGATGGCCGCACCTTGGTGACGACGGCGGGCACGGTGAGTTCGGTGAGTGCCAGAGAGGGGTCTTGCCGATCCGCGCTGTCGGCGTCCGTGGTGAAGAGAATCAAGCACAGAGCCAGGAGGCCACACGTCTGCCATCCATTCCAGCTTCGCCGGACTCCCGCATCGCGCTGATCGGCATGTGTCACGGAACACGTCTCCTCTGTGCGCATTCTCTCACAATGGGCGGCATGGCGAAAGCGCACAGAAAGCAGCACGGGCGAGGCAGGGTGCCTCGCCCGTGTTTTCACCTCGATCGTTGATCCCAGTCGGAATTACTTCAGCGCCGCGAACATTTCCTTGACCATCGGGCTCTTGAGTTTCTTGAGCGCCTTGGCCTCGATCTGCCGGATCCGTTCACGGGTGACCGACAGATGCTGCCCCACCTGCTCCAGCGTTCGCGCCTGGTCCTGGCCGATCCCGAACCGGAGCCTGATCACGGTCTGTTCCCTCGGTGTCAGCGTACCCAGGATACGATCCATTTCGCGGGTCATTTCCGTGCGATTCACATGGGCGTCAGGCGGAATCGCCTGCTGATCCGGCAGGAGCTCGCCGAGTTCCGTGCCGCCATCACCGACCTGATGTTCGAGCGCCACCGGTTCCTGAAAGGCTTGGATGGTTTCCTGCAGCCGATCCGGGCGCATCCGCATGGACAGCGCCACTTCTTCCAGCCGCGGTTGGCGCCCCAACTGCTGGATCAATCGCCGTGATGCCCGCAAGATCCGGTTCGACGCTTCAGTCTGGTGCACAGGAATCCGGATAGTCCGCGCCTGGTCGGCCAGGGCGCGAGTGATGCCCTGGCGGATCCACCAGGTCGCATAGGTGCTGAACTTAAATCCTTTTCGATGCTGGTACCGTTCGGCGGCTTTCATCAACCCGATGTTGCCTTCCTGAACGAGATCGAGCAACGTCAGGCCGCGGCCGGTGTAATGTTTGGCGACATTCACGACCAGGCGGAGGTTGCAGCGCACCAACTCATCCTTTGCCGTCTCCAACGTGACACGCGAGGCGCGCAATTGCGCGAGGCAGCTCTCCAGCTCCTTGCGCACCACCGCTGGGACTTTGCCGCCCGCCGTGGTGTCGAGCTGCAGATGCACCAGTGCTTCATCAGCCTGATTGAGCGCGGTGGCCGACAGGCCGCTCAAGCGGCGCACCGTCTGCAAGGTCTGCAGGTGTTCGGTAACCAGCTCGGTTCGTTTCAGGCGTCCGCAAAGTTTCACAGCCTGCTGGAGCGCCTGACGAATTTGCCGCGTGCCCAGGTCAAGCTGTTTGGCCAAGGCAATCTCTTCATCCCGCTCCAGAAGCGCCCGCTCGCCGAACGAGCGGAAGTACAGCGATTCCAGGAGAAACGGTGAAGCCGCCGAGCGCGAGGGCCGCTCAGGGCTCTGAGCTTCGGGGTCCGTATCAGGCTGCCCGTCCTGGGCGATGCTATCCAGCAGTGTGCTCGCCTCCGGATCATCCGCATCCGGGTCAACCGCCACTGCCACCGACGGTTCTGTATCGTCTTGAATGACCGATGCGTCTTTCATTCTCGTCACCCCTCTTCCCCGAGTTGGGGAGGTTGGTTGGGAAACCAGAGAAAAATCCGGTTTCTGCACTACTACATTAGAGACCAGAGTCTGAAAAAAGGATTCATGGCTACTACGGGACCACAAGCTCGACGGATTGCTTGTCTGATGGAGATAGGGT
This window contains:
- a CDS encoding integration host factor subunit beta, whose amino-acid sequence is MTKAQIIERVSEQVTTLTKRQAEIVVNTIFDCIRDSLRNGNKTEIRGFGSFRLRARRMKEGRNPKTGATVAVPAKRVPFFKAGKELKELLNK
- a CDS encoding VCBS repeat-containing protein, translated to MTVDFRDRTLPSMCRLALALLICGPLLSACSKGDPYIPPDPFYYFASYPVGKNPTTVTTADFNRDQITDLITTNISSNSISLLFGNGDGTFRDQVQVKVCQEPRSLAVNDFNHDDQLDVVLACSGGDQVSILLGRGNGKFDEGPQYPVHRAPVSVASEDLNGDGHPDLVVALRNDKVKIFLGNGRGEFRPGMQYEYGDTPTSLALKDLNQDGKTDLVVTNGGPMLSAVSVWIGTGDGTFRDPKDYKTGKRPLGVSFADFNNDHLTDLLVINGEGDSFTTFLGNGNGTFQPGKDSGADASPNFGMAHDFDGDHIDDVAIVNLQSTDLSIIFGRGDGTFHYPPRNYRTKNGPFAVASYRVSADNVEEPGLVTADNGAGSVSVFLHHGRMRQGSSATPN
- a CDS encoding D-alanyl-D-alanine carboxypeptidase, whose product is MKRAVQTWWMGSVAVLCVVAGVSWNGPAFALDSDEDDEVITVPYDPRPIPTTKQAHHSLRWRHVPAHSILLKELKTGTTLYQFESEKRLSPASLTKIMSALVILEYGHLDDEVTVSPKAARAHKTHLRLRTGQIFRLEDLLKAMLIMSANDACLAASEHVGGDEARFVDLMNAKAAALGLPNTHFSNACGFDAPGHYSTAEDLAKLSEIAMHHPIFKELVREEREIIMPINEHRAYVLRTTNRLLGRIPGVQGVKTGFTSKAGRCLIAKVSQDGSDLLLVILNSKRRWNTATSLINYGLRLSDSRAALAR
- the lipB gene encoding lipoyl(octanoyl) transferase LipB, coding for MTRHPLTPAESVGQRPPSKAGDSPQPTKPATVMSCHLLPYEQAWHLQQTYHAARVADRCHDLLLLVEHSPVYTIGRTTQDHHWPGDARLTQHTGIPIVRTERGGSITYHGPGQAVGYPILRLTDHCAGPKAYVRRLEEVLIATLNEWGLTGRRRNGLPGVWVGTDEPLKIASIGVRISRGVTMHGFALNVSVDLAPFSSIVPCGIAGCRVTSMAVLLGFAPELPAVQQHIAAHFAKQFDLTWVEATGPVTAHDLVESAEPLGPAPVDAPLISEGAP
- a CDS encoding trypsin-like peptidase domain-containing protein, translating into MTHADQRDAGVRRSWNGWQTCGLLALCLILFTTDADSADRQDPSLALTELTVPAVVTKVRPSVVTVLTRGIPPGGSQHGAPSGSGSGIILDANGYILTNNHLVQGVTSVVVGLSTGRLTPGRVVARDFLLDLALVRITAPDLVPAEFTHRTSFDIGETVIAIGNPLALKGGSTVTVGVISALDRSVLTPEGETLYDLLQTDAAINPGNSGGPLVDRFGQVVGINVAIAPSAQAISYAIAIEAITPHIESMIARGSVSRPDLGLIPITITPSIAASFDLESDRGILALQVDPAKPAGQAGLQSGDVVTAIDNRPLYNMGDFWHAVAQGNEHITFQVAAQGKSGTATITVSRPGLPRP
- a CDS encoding Glu/Leu/Phe/Val dehydrogenase; this encodes MMTELDTHTFRLAVAQFNEAAEAMHLDMNLRERLKLPQRSLIVSVPVRMDDGRVEVFTGYRVQHDTARGPSKGGIRYHPGVSLGEVAALSMWMTWKCALADLPYGGAKGGVKVDPKQLSRGELQRLTRRYAAEIFPLIGPDKDVPAPDVGTDQQVMAWIMDTYSQQVGYAVHGVVTGKPLSIGGSLGREEATGRGVVYVTLEALRHLKLDVSQATVAIQGFGNVGSHTALIMQQAGARIVAVSDVSGGLYNPNGLDIPELVRRYREKQEPLHKSTLGESITNEELLQLDCTVLIPAALSEQITGANAAKLRCRILAEGANGPTTLEADRILTDKGVFIIPDILANSGGVIVSYFEWVQDVQRFFWKAKDIQDRLQDIITSAFHRTLHFSLERRTTMRMAALMSGIDKVAQAHLQRGLYP
- a CDS encoding sigma-70 family RNA polymerase sigma factor, translated to MKDASVIQDDTEPSVAVAVDPDADDPEASTLLDSIAQDGQPDTDPEAQSPERPSRSAASPFLLESLYFRSFGERALLERDEEIALAKQLDLGTRQIRQALQQAVKLCGRLKRTELVTEHLQTLQTVRRLSGLSATALNQADEALVHLQLDTTAGGKVPAVVRKELESCLAQLRASRVTLETAKDELVRCNLRLVVNVAKHYTGRGLTLLDLVQEGNIGLMKAAERYQHRKGFKFSTYATWWIRQGITRALADQARTIRIPVHQTEASNRILRASRRLIQQLGRQPRLEEVALSMRMRPDRLQETIQAFQEPVALEHQVGDGGTELGELLPDQQAIPPDAHVNRTEMTREMDRILGTLTPREQTVIRLRFGIGQDQARTLEQVGQHLSVTRERIRQIEAKALKKLKSPMVKEMFAALK